The Flavobacterium johnsoniae genomic sequence AAGTGCTTAAAAAAGTTTTGGAAGAAGCTCAAGACCAAAATTTAGATGTGGTTTTACTGCAAAGAGAGAAAGGAGAAGAGAACGGAACTATTGAAACCGCATCGATTTCTGTAAAAGGAAAAAATGCAGATCAATTTGTGAAATCTTGGATAGGAACGATTCAATGGATTGGGCAGAGTCAGTTTAGGAAAATGCATAAACGGAAAAACTGGTTTATTGGAGTTTTTGAAATTGAACAGCAAAAGAATGAATTGGTTTCAGGAAATGATATTCAATATCAAGCTATGAGAAGTTCAGGAGCAGGAGGTCAGCATGTGAACAAAGTGAGTTCGGCAATTCGTGCGACGCATATTCCAACAGGAATTGCAGTTGTGGCAATGGATAGCCGTTCGCAACACCAAAACAAAAAACTGGCAACAGAAAGATTATTAAAAAAACTTGAAGACGAGAAGCTTGTTCAGCTTAAAAATCATGTGGGAAAACAATGGGAGAATCAACTGAATGTTGAAAGAGGAAATCCTGTTAGAGTTTTTACTGGAAGTGATTTTAAAAAGAATAAAATCGAGAAAAGCTACAAAGGAACTCGTCAAAAATTAAAAAACGATTTACGAAATGAAAACAATTGATAAATACCTTTTTCAAGCTTTGGATAATTATCCGTTTTGGCTTGAAGGAACAATTGAATCTCTAGATTATGCTTTCTCTTATGATGATAAAAATACAATGGTTTTGTGTTTGTACGGAAGAATTCAAGCAGAGCAATTATTGAATTATGAAGAAGCAAAATCTTATTTTCAGCAAGCTTTGTCGATTAATATTCATGCGCTTGAAGTATATCCGTATTATTTAAAAACATTGATTTTAAATGAAGATTATGAAGAAGCTCAGAAATTAATTGATTTTGCTTTGACAGTAAAAGGAATAAACAAATCGGAGATTTATATGAAGAAAGCAATCCTATTAGAAGTGCAGTATAAATTTAAAGATGCTTTAAAAGAAATTAAGCAGGCAAAATTATTTTCTATTCAACATGATTATGATTCGGGAATTAGTGAAGTTGAGAAAAGAATTAAAGGTAAAATGGATTTGTCAAAAAAGAAAAAGGAGAAGAAATCTAAGAAAGGTTCTAAAAAGAAATCGAAGTGATTTTGGTAAAAAAACGATGCAATTTGCATCGTTTTTTTTATTTATCAAAAGTAAATACTCAAAGTTTGTCATTTCGACGAAGGAGAAATCTTCGCGAGAAACTCTACAAAGATTGGCAAATTATTTGTGCGGAGCTACTTGCGAAGATTTCTCCTTCGTCGAAA encodes the following:
- the prfH gene encoding peptide chain release factor H: MERIIQITAGRGPAECTWVVAQVLKKVLEEAQDQNLDVVLLQREKGEENGTIETASISVKGKNADQFVKSWIGTIQWIGQSQFRKMHKRKNWFIGVFEIEQQKNELVSGNDIQYQAMRSSGAGGQHVNKVSSAIRATHIPTGIAVVAMDSRSQHQNKKLATERLLKKLEDEKLVQLKNHVGKQWENQLNVERGNPVRVFTGSDFKKNKIEKSYKGTRQKLKNDLRNENN